The following are from one region of the Rhizobacter sp. AJA081-3 genome:
- a CDS encoding sigma-54-dependent Fis family transcriptional regulator, with the protein MTVIPADLPVDADSLLMMATQSMFDTFAQSAMGMMVVDRQHRIVWISEGYKRFLPALGHAEDDFVGRLVEEVVPNTLMAQVIESGQPILVDLLTNQAGTFLVSRLPLRDPNGTVIGAMGMVLLDHPETTMQPLIGKFSRLQRELDSARQQLAEHLTRERRPKHTVASFIGASAPAMEVKRQARRVAQTDSTVLLLGETGTGKELLAHAIHAASARAARPFVGVNIAAVPDTLLEAEFFGVAAGAYTGADRKGRDGKFKLAHGGTLFLDEIGDMPLALQAKLLRVLQEQEVEPLGSNQVQHVDVRVIAATSRDLAAMVRAGSFRADLYYRLNVLPIRLPPLRDRLSDLESLVEALADDIARRSGMAHKSLSPDALALLAHQPWPGNIRELRNALEQASLMTDDGLLTASHFDAVLDAAQTPTRLQAPAPATADEAVPKIAGVKSLPQAVAELEAQAIREALTATGGNKLAASRLLGISRATLYEKLSA; encoded by the coding sequence ATGACCGTGATTCCTGCCGACCTGCCTGTCGACGCCGACAGCCTGCTGATGATGGCCACGCAGTCGATGTTCGACACCTTCGCGCAGTCGGCGATGGGCATGATGGTGGTCGACCGGCAGCACCGCATCGTCTGGATCAGCGAGGGCTACAAGCGCTTCCTGCCTGCGCTGGGCCATGCGGAGGACGACTTCGTCGGCCGCCTTGTCGAGGAGGTTGTGCCCAACACGCTGATGGCGCAGGTGATCGAGAGCGGCCAGCCGATCCTGGTCGACCTGCTGACCAACCAGGCCGGCACCTTCCTGGTCAGCCGGCTGCCGCTGCGCGACCCGAACGGCACGGTGATCGGTGCGATGGGCATGGTGCTGCTCGACCATCCGGAGACAACGATGCAGCCGCTGATCGGCAAGTTCAGCCGCCTGCAGCGCGAGCTCGACAGCGCGCGTCAGCAACTCGCCGAGCACCTGACCCGCGAGCGCCGGCCCAAGCACACGGTGGCGAGTTTCATTGGCGCGAGCGCGCCGGCGATGGAGGTCAAGCGCCAGGCGCGGCGCGTGGCGCAGACCGACAGCACGGTGCTGCTGCTGGGCGAGACGGGCACCGGCAAGGAGCTGCTCGCCCACGCCATTCACGCCGCCAGCGCGCGGGCCGCCCGGCCTTTCGTCGGCGTCAACATCGCGGCCGTGCCCGACACCCTGCTCGAGGCCGAGTTCTTCGGCGTCGCGGCCGGTGCCTACACCGGCGCCGACCGCAAGGGCCGCGACGGCAAGTTCAAGCTCGCGCATGGCGGCACCTTGTTCCTCGACGAGATCGGCGACATGCCGCTGGCGCTGCAGGCCAAGTTGCTGCGCGTCCTGCAGGAGCAGGAGGTCGAGCCGCTGGGCAGCAACCAGGTGCAGCATGTCGACGTGCGCGTCATCGCCGCCACCAGCCGCGATCTCGCCGCGATGGTCCGCGCCGGCAGTTTCCGCGCCGACCTCTACTACCGGCTCAACGTGCTGCCGATCCGGCTGCCTCCGCTGCGCGACCGCCTGTCCGATCTCGAATCGCTGGTCGAAGCGCTGGCCGACGACATCGCCCGGCGCAGCGGCATGGCGCACAAGAGCCTGTCGCCCGATGCGCTGGCACTGCTGGCGCACCAGCCCTGGCCCGGCAACATCCGCGAGCTGCGCAACGCGCTGGAACAGGCCAGCCTGATGACCGACGACGGCCTGCTCACGGCCAGCCATTTCGACGCGGTGCTCGATGCTGCGCAAACGCCGACGCGGCTCCAGGCGCCGGCGCCTGCGACCGCCGACGAAGCGGTACCGAAGATCGCCGGCGTGAAGTCACTGCCCCAGGCCGTTGCCGAGCTGGAAGCGCAGGCGATCCGCGAGGCGCTCACCGCCACCGGCGGCAACAAGCTCGCCGCTTCGCGCCTGCTCGGCATCTCGCGGGCGACGCTCTACGAGAAGCTCTCGGCGTGA
- a CDS encoding GntR family transcriptional regulator, whose product MADPIPLRPSSLHEEVATRLRNMVFERQLAPGQWVDELALAREWQISRTPLREALKVLASEGLVVSVPRQGCKVAEMSEDDADQLLPVMALLEGRCAYEAVRRAGEADIRRLQVLHEQLEKHAAAKNIDGYYRANHEFHSAVQAMAGNRWLDRATGDLRRFVRLLRGRQLHWPGRMEASINEHRVLLDAIVQRDAARAERVMHDHLLAQLAALKALRLHETTQGAPHAG is encoded by the coding sequence ATGGCCGATCCAATACCGCTCCGCCCTTCATCGCTTCACGAAGAAGTGGCCACTCGCCTTCGAAACATGGTGTTCGAGCGCCAGCTGGCACCGGGCCAGTGGGTCGACGAGCTGGCGCTGGCGCGCGAGTGGCAGATCAGCCGCACGCCGCTGCGCGAGGCGCTGAAGGTGCTGGCTTCCGAGGGCCTGGTGGTGTCGGTGCCGCGGCAGGGCTGCAAGGTGGCCGAGATGTCCGAGGACGATGCCGACCAGTTGCTGCCGGTGATGGCACTGCTCGAGGGCCGTTGCGCCTACGAGGCGGTGCGCCGTGCCGGCGAGGCCGACATCCGGCGGCTGCAGGTGCTGCACGAGCAGCTCGAGAAACATGCCGCCGCGAAGAACATCGACGGCTACTACCGCGCCAACCACGAGTTCCACAGCGCCGTGCAGGCGATGGCCGGCAACCGCTGGCTCGACCGCGCCACCGGCGACCTGCGCCGTTTCGTGCGCCTGCTGCGCGGCCGGCAGCTGCACTGGCCGGGCCGCATGGAGGCGTCGATCAACGAGCATCGCGTGCTGCTCGACGCCATCGTGCAGCGCGACGCGGCGCGCGCCGAGCGTGTCATGCACGACCACCTGCTCGCCCAGCTCGCCGCGCTGAAGGCGCTGCGCCTGCACGAGACCACGCAGGGAGCACCCCATGCTGGATGA
- a CDS encoding malonyl-CoA decarboxylase: MLDEIKSAARKVNSARHLRGLLIDCRRLLSERGEANSVAIARNVVARFRELPEDEQASFFERLSRDFSPDPKLVLRHAQAYAESPNAQTLLSLTRSAEPLRQELLRRINRSPGGTGSIVAMRRALLARVNKQPELQAVEADFLHLLSSWFNPGFLRLQRVDWNSPAQLLEQIIRHEAVHTIDGWDDLRRRLQPDRRCFAFFHPQLPDEPLIFVEVALLPAMPEAIAPLIDKASEPLPPAQFKVAAFYSISNCQPGLKGVSLGNFLIKRVAEELKRELPQLRTFCTLSPIPGFARWVRAGAPCAGLTKTRAQRLAEALATLTHACGGDLDRLTHAAGLRALPAEASQALLRLGAYYLGWHATAEGGDPVARFHLDNGARLERLDPLADLSAKGLRQSFGLMVNYLYDLDKVETHHEKFVQGEVAQSRLLSSLL, from the coding sequence ATGCTGGATGAGATCAAGAGCGCCGCACGCAAGGTCAACAGCGCACGCCACCTGCGCGGCCTGCTGATCGACTGCCGCCGGCTGCTCTCCGAGCGCGGCGAGGCCAACAGCGTGGCCATTGCGCGCAACGTGGTGGCGCGCTTTCGCGAGCTGCCGGAGGATGAGCAAGCCAGCTTCTTCGAGCGCCTGTCGCGCGACTTCAGCCCCGACCCGAAGCTGGTGTTGCGCCATGCGCAGGCCTATGCCGAGTCGCCGAATGCGCAGACGCTGCTGAGCCTGACGCGCAGCGCCGAGCCACTGCGCCAGGAACTGTTGCGCCGCATCAACCGCTCGCCCGGCGGCACCGGCAGCATCGTCGCGATGCGCCGCGCCCTGCTCGCCCGCGTGAACAAGCAGCCCGAGCTGCAGGCGGTGGAGGCCGACTTCCTGCACCTGCTCTCGAGCTGGTTCAACCCGGGCTTCCTGCGGCTGCAACGCGTGGACTGGAACTCGCCAGCGCAGCTGCTCGAGCAGATCATCCGCCACGAGGCGGTGCACACCATCGACGGCTGGGACGACCTGCGCCGGCGCCTGCAGCCGGATCGCCGCTGCTTTGCCTTCTTCCACCCGCAGCTGCCCGACGAGCCACTCATCTTCGTCGAGGTGGCGCTGCTGCCGGCGATGCCCGAGGCCATTGCGCCGCTGATCGACAAGGCCTCCGAGCCGCTGCCGCCGGCCCAGTTCAAGGTGGCGGCGTTCTACTCGATCAGCAACTGCCAGCCGGGGCTCAAGGGCGTGTCGCTGGGCAACTTCCTGATCAAGCGCGTGGCCGAGGAGCTCAAGCGCGAGCTGCCGCAGCTCAGGACCTTCTGCACGCTCTCGCCGATCCCCGGCTTCGCGCGCTGGGTGCGCGCCGGCGCGCCCTGCGCGGGCCTGACGAAGACGCGGGCGCAGCGGCTGGCGGAAGCACTGGCCACGCTCACGCACGCCTGCGGCGGCGATCTCGACCGGCTCACCCATGCCGCCGGCCTGCGCGCCCTGCCGGCCGAGGCCTCGCAGGCGCTGCTGCGCCTGGGCGCCTACTACCTCGGCTGGCACGCCACCGCCGAGGGCGGCGACCCGGTGGCACGCTTCCACCTCGACAACGGCGCCCGTCTCGAACGGCTCGACCCTCTCGCCGACCTGTCGGCCAAGGGCCTGCGCCAGTCGTTCGGCCTGATGGTCAACTACCTCTACGACCTCGACAAGGTAGAGACACACCATGAGAAGTTCGTCCAGGGAGAAGTGGCACAGTCACGCCTCCTGTCGTCGCTGCTCTGA
- a CDS encoding tripartite tricarboxylate transporter substrate binding protein has product MNRTRPSRLRRATLGLALAAAAPWAAAQAWPAKPVTIVVPFPPGGGTDAFARPLFAVMTKNLGKQFVIDNRGGAGGTLGAGIAAKAAPDGYTFFMGAVHHTIAPSMYPKLDYNIESDFAPVGLISSVPQVIVVNPQRVAATDLPGLLDFIRKNPGKLNYASAGNGTSHHLAGELFKLQTKTFITHIPYRGAGPALQDLIAGQVDMMFDGLGSSANHIKGGRIKAIAVASEKHAPGFPNVPTSKEGGVPTYQVATWYGLWAPKGTPKEAIDAMQAEMRKALNSDELKTAWNGLGAETPNLYGDAFGKFVGSEVKRWAEVVKASGAKLD; this is encoded by the coding sequence ATGAACCGAACCCGCCCGTCCCGCCTGCGCCGTGCCACGCTGGGGCTCGCGCTTGCCGCCGCGGCCCCCTGGGCCGCCGCCCAGGCCTGGCCTGCCAAGCCGGTGACCATCGTCGTGCCCTTCCCGCCCGGTGGGGGGACCGACGCCTTCGCGCGGCCGCTGTTCGCGGTGATGACGAAGAACCTGGGCAAGCAGTTCGTCATCGACAACCGCGGCGGCGCCGGCGGCACGCTGGGCGCGGGCATCGCGGCCAAGGCGGCGCCCGACGGCTACACCTTCTTCATGGGCGCCGTGCACCACACGATCGCGCCGTCGATGTACCCCAAGCTCGACTACAACATCGAGTCCGACTTCGCACCCGTGGGCCTGATCTCCAGCGTACCGCAGGTGATCGTGGTGAACCCGCAGCGTGTGGCCGCCACCGACCTGCCGGGCCTGCTGGACTTCATCCGCAAGAACCCGGGCAAGCTGAACTACGCCTCCGCGGGCAACGGCACCTCGCACCACCTGGCCGGCGAGCTGTTCAAGCTGCAGACCAAGACCTTCATCACGCACATCCCGTACCGCGGCGCGGGCCCGGCGCTGCAGGACCTGATCGCCGGCCAGGTGGACATGATGTTCGACGGCCTCGGCTCGTCGGCCAATCACATCAAGGGCGGGCGCATCAAGGCCATCGCAGTGGCCAGCGAGAAGCACGCGCCGGGCTTCCCCAACGTGCCGACCTCCAAGGAAGGCGGCGTGCCGACCTACCAGGTCGCCACCTGGTACGGGCTGTGGGCTCCCAAGGGAACGCCCAAGGAGGCCATCGACGCCATGCAGGCGGAGATGCGCAAGGCGTTGAACTCCGACGAACTGAAGACCGCCTGGAACGGCCTGGGTGCCGAGACGCCGAACCTCTACGGCGACGCCTTCGGCAAGTTCGTCGGCAGCGAGGTGAAGCGCTGGGCCGAAGTGGTCAAGGCCTCGGGCGCGAAGCTGGACTGA
- a CDS encoding enoyl-CoA hydratase/isomerase family protein encodes MAGSITLERSEGDGVAFLTLSNPGKLNAIDIAMWRELHALMLHLQALPPEDAPHAVIVRGAAGQFASGGDIVEFASFRFEEHSLRDFHENVVAPALHALLDCDIPLYAQIEGACIGGGLEIAACCDIRICGEGSRFGAPIARLGFPMAPLEIDVVARLASEPLLREMLLEARLLTAAAALQHGLVHAVVPDAEVAVLTLRRAQALAVLSPQAARINKRTLRQFSTGGPTDAQREAHYAYADSHEHREGVTAFIEKRTPKFQRG; translated from the coding sequence ATGGCCGGCTCGATCACGCTGGAGCGCAGCGAAGGCGACGGCGTCGCCTTCCTGACGCTGTCGAACCCGGGCAAGCTCAACGCGATCGATATCGCGATGTGGCGCGAGCTGCATGCGCTGATGCTGCACCTGCAGGCGCTGCCGCCCGAAGATGCGCCGCATGCGGTGATCGTGCGCGGCGCCGCGGGCCAGTTCGCCTCCGGCGGCGACATCGTCGAGTTCGCCAGCTTTCGCTTCGAGGAGCACTCGCTGCGCGACTTCCACGAGAACGTCGTCGCGCCAGCGCTGCACGCGCTGCTCGACTGCGACATCCCACTGTATGCGCAGATCGAGGGCGCCTGCATCGGCGGCGGGCTGGAGATCGCCGCCTGCTGCGACATCCGCATCTGCGGCGAAGGCAGCCGCTTCGGCGCGCCGATCGCCCGGCTCGGCTTCCCGATGGCGCCGCTGGAGATCGACGTGGTGGCGCGCCTGGCCAGCGAGCCGCTGCTGCGCGAGATGCTGCTCGAGGCCCGGCTGCTGACCGCCGCGGCGGCGCTGCAGCACGGCCTGGTGCATGCCGTGGTGCCCGACGCCGAGGTGGCCGTGCTGACGCTGCGCCGCGCGCAGGCGCTGGCCGTGCTGTCGCCGCAAGCCGCGCGCATCAACAAGCGCACGCTGCGCCAGTTCAGCACCGGCGGCCCGACGGACGCGCAGCGCGAGGCCCACTACGCCTACGCCGACAGCCACGAGCACCGCGAAGGCGTGACCGCCTTCATCGAGAAGAGAACGCCGAAATTCCAGAGGGGCTGA
- a CDS encoding malonyl-CoA synthase: MSHNDNLFVALRDAFPAERGRTAIETADGPGAPLFYTWDDLDRATAMIANLLASLELPSGARVAVQTEKSVEALLLYLAVLRAGYVFLPLNTAYQAAEIEYFIGNAEPSVVVCSGKNFGWVSKIAFKAGTRHVFTLNEDRSGTLLERAAWHADRHEPAQKHADDLAAILYTSGTTGRSKGAMLTHGNLLSNARVLKSYWGWTDGDVLIHALPIFHVHGLFVASHGALLNGSKMIWLAKFDPATVVRRLPEATVFMGVPTLYVRLLAEPGFGREACRRMRLFVAGSAPLLIETFNEFRERTGHTILERYGMSETVMLTSNPYAPKDGERRGGTVGFPLPGVGVRVSGENGQPCPAGEIGGIEVKGPNVFHGYWRMPEKTKEEFTADGWFKTGDVGKIDERGYVSIVGRSKDLIITGGYNVYPAEIEGYLNEMEGVAESAVVGAPHPDFGEGVVAVVVARPGAKPDAAALIAALKSRIANFKVPKHLFVVDDLPRNTMGKVQKNLLRDKHKGLFGA; the protein is encoded by the coding sequence ATGAGCCACAACGACAACCTGTTCGTCGCGCTGCGCGACGCCTTCCCGGCCGAACGCGGCCGCACCGCGATCGAGACGGCCGACGGCCCCGGCGCGCCGCTCTTCTACACCTGGGACGACCTCGACCGCGCGACGGCGATGATCGCCAACCTGCTCGCCTCGCTGGAGCTGCCTTCGGGCGCGCGCGTGGCGGTGCAGACCGAGAAGTCGGTCGAGGCGCTGCTGCTCTACCTCGCGGTGCTGCGCGCCGGCTACGTGTTCCTGCCGCTGAACACCGCCTACCAGGCCGCCGAGATCGAGTACTTCATCGGCAACGCCGAGCCCAGCGTGGTGGTGTGTTCGGGCAAGAACTTCGGCTGGGTGTCGAAGATCGCCTTCAAGGCCGGCACCCGCCATGTCTTCACGCTCAACGAAGACCGCAGCGGCACGCTGCTCGAGCGCGCGGCCTGGCATGCCGACCGCCACGAGCCGGCGCAGAAGCACGCCGACGACCTGGCCGCCATCCTCTACACCAGCGGCACCACCGGGCGCAGCAAGGGCGCGATGCTGACCCACGGCAACCTGCTGTCCAACGCGCGGGTGCTGAAGAGCTACTGGGGCTGGACCGACGGCGACGTGCTGATCCACGCGCTGCCGATCTTCCATGTGCACGGACTCTTCGTCGCCTCGCACGGCGCGCTGCTCAACGGCAGCAAGATGATCTGGCTGGCGAAGTTCGACCCCGCCACGGTGGTCAGGCGCCTGCCGGAGGCGACCGTCTTCATGGGCGTGCCCACGCTGTACGTGCGCCTGCTCGCCGAGCCTGGCTTCGGGCGCGAGGCCTGCCGCCGCATGCGCCTGTTCGTGGCCGGCTCGGCGCCGCTGCTGATCGAGACCTTCAACGAGTTCCGCGAGCGCACCGGCCACACCATCCTCGAGCGCTACGGCATGAGCGAGACGGTGATGCTCACCTCCAACCCCTACGCCCCGAAGGACGGCGAGCGCCGCGGCGGCACGGTGGGCTTCCCGCTGCCCGGCGTGGGCGTGCGCGTCAGCGGCGAGAACGGCCAGCCCTGCCCCGCCGGCGAGATCGGCGGCATCGAGGTCAAAGGCCCGAACGTCTTCCACGGCTACTGGCGCATGCCGGAGAAGACGAAGGAAGAGTTCACCGCCGACGGCTGGTTCAAGACCGGCGACGTCGGCAAGATCGACGAGCGCGGCTACGTGAGCATCGTCGGGCGCAGCAAGGACCTGATCATCACCGGCGGCTACAACGTCTACCCGGCCGAGATCGAGGGCTACCTCAACGAGATGGAGGGCGTGGCCGAGAGCGCAGTGGTCGGCGCGCCGCACCCCGACTTCGGCGAGGGCGTGGTGGCGGTGGTGGTGGCGCGCCCCGGCGCGAAGCCCGACGCGGCGGCGCTGATCGCCGCATTGAAGTCGCGCATCGCCAACTTCAAGGTGCCCAAGCACCTGTTCGTCGTCGACGACCTGCCGCGCAACACCATGGGCAAGGTGCAGAAGAACCTGCTGCGCGACAAGCACAAGGGACTGTTCGGTGCCTGA
- a CDS encoding cysteine-rich CWC family protein, whose translation MPEAAAPESRCPRCGGEFHCGVSDAGPCACTTLTLTPALRAELGARFQGCLCLACLRELSAEPSRVSCTPCTPDSSA comes from the coding sequence GTGCCTGAGGCCGCGGCACCGGAATCGCGCTGCCCGCGCTGCGGCGGCGAGTTCCATTGCGGTGTCTCGGACGCCGGGCCCTGCGCCTGCACGACCCTGACGCTGACGCCCGCACTGCGCGCCGAACTCGGCGCCCGATTCCAGGGCTGCCTGTGCCTGGCCTGCCTGCGCGAACTCTCGGCCGAGCCGTCCCGGGTATCCTGCACTCCATGTACGCCCGATTCTTCGGCCTGA